In Zingiber officinale cultivar Zhangliang chromosome 1A, Zo_v1.1, whole genome shotgun sequence, the DNA window TCTGGATGAGAATCTGCAGAAAGCTTTCCACAAGTATCTAGAGATAAGAGGAATTTCTCCCTTGACAACCAACTTTCTGCATGAATACATGATCAATAAAGACGGCCGTGAGTACCTGCTGTGGTTGAACAATTTGAAGCAGTTTATCCAAAAGTAGATTTTATTGTCAAATTTCTTCAAGACATTTTTATTTAGCATAGTCTGTCCCAAACTCATGATGTTTTATTAAGTTTTACCGCCAATTGGATGTATGAGTTTTCTCCGAGATGGTTTATTCCCGGGTAAGATGCTACTTGACATAATCAATTTAGCTCAGTGAACTTGTTTTACGAGAGAAATACAATGCTGAGGTTTTCTCATGATTTCTTAATAGAATCATGctcctttcttttatttgtcatagattcagtagcttacaagttgaactgaaaattgaaaaaaaaataaaaatgaacaaGGTAGCACTTACATTTGCTTTATATACATATTCTTTCAGGAAATTTAGCATTTTTTGGCCACTAAATTTGTTGATATTGATACTAGTCATCTTAACAGAATATCCTAGGTTGGTTAGAAGTAGGTGATATAAGAAATTACATTTGTAGTATCTTTAGTGTTCCAAGTTCCAGTAGATGAATTGTATGGTTGGAAACAAATCTAGTGAGCTGAGTGAATTAGTTGGAATAGATCACGTTGAACGATAttaagaagaaaaacaaaggtgCCTAGATATGTAGTTGTAAAGGGTATCAGGTGCTCAGATCGCAGTCGTCCAACCTGTTTACTAAGAAAGATAGCTCGGGCAGGGCATTGTCGTAATTTACTTGGAGAAGTGGGCATCTTCTTTACAGGCAGACGGGAGAAACGGTTTAAGGAATCTTCTAAGCGAAGATGGTATGGAATTGACTGTTATACCCCTATGATCCACTGGTACACGGCTGAGAGGAGGTCCTCCTCCGCCTCCCAATTCCGGGTGAAATCTGGCCCCCCTTCGCCGCCGGAGGCTTCCTCTTGGTCTTGGTCGGTCGACGGGATGGAGTGCCGGAATGACGACGCCGCAGACCGGAAGGATGGGGACAGGGACGAGAGGTCCATGGAATCCATCAGACTCCCCCTCCTACCCCCGCTACCCATGGCCGCCCAGATCTCATTTCTCTGCGGAGATGGCCCCCTGTAGGCGGAGGTCGAAGCTTCGTAGTCCGATTGCTCCCAGATTCGCTCCATTGCCGCCTCCACATCCTCTTCCATCAGGTTAGCGATAGACGATCCGGTCGAGTAGAAGCGGCGGCGGGGTGGCGAAGCCAGAAGAGGGGGGAGAGATAAGTTCCTCGATCCGCCTCGCACTGAGCTTCCCCCTTGGCTTCCTCTGGTCGTCATTTTGACGTGACGCGCAGCTGTCGAAGGTGGCGGAAGCGGAGGAGATGCGACAGGGGCGCGGCAGAGAGGGCAGGACGGGGAGTTCCGGATCCATGTGTCGACGCATTCCGCGTGAAAGGCGTGGCTGCAGGTGGGAAGGCGGCGGATATGCTCGTCAGGGAGGAAGGAGTGGAGACAGACAGCACAGTCAGGAGAGGATTTGGAGTGCGCGGCGAGGGAGGAGCTGAGCTCCAGGAGAGAGAGGCGGGAGACGATCGGCGCCGAGTTGTTGTTGTTCTTGTTGGTTAGCTCCTCGGGGACGGAATCGGATGGATCGGTGCGAGAGAGGACAGGAGCGGGGGCGACCAGGGCAGAAGAGCGTCGGAGGCGGAGGCCGAGGCGGATGAAGAGGCAAACGACGAAACTGAAGCCGAGGACGGCTGTGATGATGAGAAGCGTCGAGCCCAAAGATatcgaagaggaggaggaggcgggcGGTGGGAAGTTGTTCGGATCAACCGCCAGCGGCAGGGGATCGACGATAACAAACGGTGGCGGAGGCGGCGGAGGGAGACCGTCCATGGCGGATGCGGAGGCGCAGGTGGAGGCTTTGGGCATTAAATACGGATATAGAAGATGCTTCTGCTTCGGTGACTTCCGCCACCACTTTGCCGTTTACGTACTAAAACACCTATTGCTTTCCCttaaaaaaagagaaattttgattccttaaatagtattttattttttttagcgaATTTATATACATTCTTTGTTTTATATAAACTTTAGTATATTGTCTACTTAATAAGTAACATTAATGtccttaaaaaatattaatttaaaatttgatgatgtgttagatttatttaaaatcaaacTGCATTTCCGTTAAACATGCTAAATTCGTTACAATATTGGAACTTTATGCTTATTTATAAAGTGGTTTAGGTTCATTGTTACTTCGTTTTAGAgtaaagttttgtttctagcaaaTTTTCATCGAGCAGAAGGATATTTAAGTCGATACGAAAGGAACTTAGAGTGATATTATTGTCTCGAATATTTAGCTTATTTATATCGTACATTTTAATCAACTTGTCTATTTATTTAGCTTATTTACAGTATTCTAAATAGAACACATTTATTACCATTATACCGCGTCTCTGGAGCAGCTCCAACTCTTTCTCCCTTTCTTGACTTGTACTTGTTTCATTCCCTATTTCTCTATATTGTGCAAATAGATTCATATATTTAAATCGATTAGCTTAACTAGATTATTGATAACTGATCTACCGaaccaaatatatatttttttaagaaggaaaaaaatatttagatactgaAAAATACTATAGTTTAAAAAATACACAGAAAAATTCTACACAAATTAAACAGGCCGTTATTAGTTATTTGTTGCGCCCCtgaaaatttacaaaaaaaaaaaaaaaaaaaaaacttataagcTGCCGTCATTTTGAGTGGACGCAATGGGCACACTTCTTCGTCTGCAAGGATTTTTACAGCTTACTGCATGTTTTTTTTTCACGCTAACACAATTGCTTGCCAAAGCACGTAAGACTTCATGTCCTTATTTACAAGTAAACAATGAAAAATATttggatcaaaaataaaatttcaaatttataaaaatcaaaggagtttttttaaatcatgagcatttttttttttttattaaagagcGTCCAACAAtcgagtttaaatttaaatcctCAAATTATCAGATTGACTTGTAACTGTTATAATTTATGTTATAATAATTAAGAAATTACAATTATTATACACGAACTTATTTATTCATTTAGTATTcatgttataataaaatattCATATTGTAATAGATATAAAATTGTAGTTATTATAACTccgttaataataataaaactgtAGTTGCTATATTCAGATTTATCCTATTTATATACCTAATTGATTGGTATGGGATATTTGTATGATTTTATAGGGGCTAATGGAATGAGTGgtcatttaataaaaaaataaaaagaggcgttgagataaaaaataatattttttccaaCTCTAAAATATActtttgttaaaaataatttgCTAAATAGATACGAATTAACTAATTAAAGCGGATCGAGATTCAACAAGAATATTTTACCCGCCATTTCCTCACTGTCTTTATTTAACGTCGCCATCAGTTCACGTCCTCACCAATCGATCAATTAAATCTCGGCGACGACTTCTTGCCTTCCTCTTTTATCACCAATCGATCTCCGCCCCACTCAATCCACTCTCTCCGCCTCTTTTCTCCCGATCCAA includes these proteins:
- the LOC122009238 gene encoding E3 ubiquitin-protein ligase ATL4-like; the protein is MPKASTCASASAMDGLPPPPPPPFVIVDPLPLAVDPNNFPPPASSSSSISLGSTLLIITAVLGFSFVVCLFIRLGLRLRRSSALVAPAPVLSRTDPSDSVPEELTNKNNNNSAPIVSRLSLLELSSSLAAHSKSSPDCAVCLHSFLPDEHIRRLPTCSHAFHAECVDTWIRNSPSCPLCRAPVASPPLPPPSTAARHVKMTTRGSQGGSSVRGGSRNLSLPPLLASPPRRRFYSTGSSIANLMEEDVEAAMERIWEQSDYEASTSAYRGPSPQRNEIWAAMGSGGRRGSLMDSMDLSSLSPSFRSAASSFRHSIPSTDQDQEEASGGEGGPDFTRNWEAEEDLLSAVYQWIIGV